The genomic interval AGTTCTGCCCATTGCAGAAAAATCTACGCCTGTATCATCTCCATTCAAATCTCCCGATAGAATTGTTGGATTGTCATTTATTTTACGTTCAGAAATTGTTGTTTCTGTTCCAGCAAAACCACCGTAAATTTTAAGATTATTTACACTTAAATTAAAAGCATCCGATCTTCCAGTACCTGGTTTATAAGTTCCTTTAGCAATCCAAATTTCTGAAGTATTATTTCCAATTTCATTAAAAACATCTTTTAAATCAGATTTTGCATTTGCCCAAGAATCTCCAGAATTATTTCCTCCAGACACATTTGCATTAACATAATATTTAGCTATTGAAGGCGTTGGTTGATATTTTTTTATAGAAACTTTACCTCCATCTAAAAAGAATAAGTAAAGGTGATTATCTGTAGAATTAAATTTTATTCCGCTAAAAAAATCAGCCGTATTAGTGGTTATATTTAAATCGGGTAATGTAGACCAGAAAGAAGAACTGTATTTCTGAAATTGTAACTTATCACTAGAATCAGAATACATTAAATATGCTCTGTTTTGAGTTTTGTCTTCTGCTAAACTTAAAATATCACTAGTATTATTAGTTGTATTAAGAGGTTGTGGAGTTGTTTGGTCTTTATATCCAAAAATTATTCTTTTAGCTCCAGCGTTTCCAACAGCTTCATTTTGCCCTGCCCAATAATTTCCTCCAGAAACTGAGGTCATTTTTATTAACCTTGCTGGATCTATGTTTTTATGATAATCATTATTACCAGTATTAAAAATGTGTTGATACACATCTGCACGTTGTACAACTGCAGTGTGATTTATCGTATTATTAACTACATATTTATTATATGCTGTTGGATAAGTTGCCATAGCTTTAATGCTATAAACTTGATCATAGCTCCAAGAAGAAGTTCCGCCTCCATTTACAACACCTACATCATAAAACCTTCTTAATAGATGATTAGCGGTGTTATTTGAGACATTTTGATGTCCAAAAACATAAATATTATTATTCGTATCGTATTGAATACTTAAAGGCGCAATTTCTCTAATGGCATCACTTCCGTTTAAACTTGTTTTAATAGCAACCCAATTTGTACCATCAAATTTATAAATATCAATTCTATTTGTTGTTTTATTTTTAAAAGCAACATTAGGTTCATTTGTAGATGGGTTAAAGGCAATGTTAATTAATACTGCTTCATTTGCTATAATAGCTCCTGTACCAACTGCCACCCAGTTTGTGCCATCAAACTTAACAACATAAGGTTTGTTGGCGTCTAAAACATTTGCGTAAATAACATAAGGATTTCCCGTTGTTGGATGAAAAGCCATTGCCGCATCCTTTGCAAAATTTGTAAACTTAGCACTTCCTACTTGTGTCCAATTCTGTCCAAAACTCAAACTTGAGATTAGAAAAAGTAAATAAAATAATTTTGATTTCATATTTTCTTGATTTTTTATGAAAACAAAATTGCCCCTAATATTTATTTAAATTAGAGGCAAATTTCTGAAATGTAGATATGAGTTTCTAAACTCCTTAGATGTTTTGTACAATGGTTAAAAATTCTTCTTTTTTATCTTTAGATATTGATACTACTTTATCATTTTCCATTAAAATGTACCCGCCATCTTTTTTAATATATTCTTTTATGTAAGATAAATTTATAAGATATGATCGATGAGGTTTATAAAATATATTTATATTTTGTAATAGATCTACAAAAAACTTTAAAGGTTTGCTGACTAAAATAGTACCATCATTTTTTGTAGATACTTTTGCATACATTCCATCTGCTTCTAAAGAAATTATATCATTAAAATTAACAAATTTTATTCCATCTGCATTTGGTAATCCTATTTTTTTGAAATTAGAATCTTGAAGACTTTCTTTTAGTTCTGTTAATCTTTTATTTATTTGCGAGTTTCCTAAAAAGGCCACTGCTTTATCAACAGCTTCTTTAACTTGATTTGGTCTTACGGGTTTTAATAAATAATCTATAGCAGATAGCTGAAAAGCTTTTATTGCATATTCACTATAAGCAGTTGTAAAAATAATTTCGAAATTATAAACTTCTTTTTCAATATAATTTAGGATTTCTAAACCAGAATGTTCTGGCATTTCTATATCTAAAAAAACAATACTTGGTGTTTCATTTTTAATTAAATCTACTCCATTAAGTAAATTTTCTGCTTCAAAAATTTCTGTAATCTTTGGGCAGTTTTCTTCAATTAAAATTCTTAGAACTTGCCTTGCTTTTTTCTCGTCATCTATAATTAATGCCTTCATGTATATTATTTTATAACAGGTATTTTTAAAATAACTTTTGTTCCTAAAGCTTTACTATCGTCTTTTAAATCTATGATTTCTACACCTATTTTTTTTTCTTTGCCAAAGTTTAATAAATCTAATCGTTGTGATGTAGCATTGGATGCAAAAGATTTATGATGTAATTCTTTTTTCGCATTTAATTCTTTTGATTTTTCCCTTCCAACACCATTATCTTCTATAATACACTCTATAATTTTATTAGACTCTTTACTTATAGATATACTTAACTTTCGTTCTTCTTTTATGTGTAACAAACCATGTTTTAATGCATTTTCTACATAAGGTTGAATTAGCATTGTTGGTATTTTTATTGTTTCAGAATTTGCATTATCATCAATTTTAAAAGAATATTGCAGTTGTTCTTCAAAACGTAGTTTTTCTAATTCTAAGTATAAATTAAGATTGTGTATTTCATCAGGAATAGAGATAAATCCTAAATCACTAAAATGAAGATAATTTCGAATTAAGTCTGCAAATTTCCCTAAATAATCGCTAGCTAAGTTTTTTTGATTTAGAACAATATAATCTTGAATAGAATTTAAAGCATTAAATATAAAATGTGGATTCATCTGAGCTTTTAGTGCTTTTAATTCTGAATCTTTATATTGTTTTTCTAGCGCTAATCTTTTTTGAATTTCTTTTAGTTCTAAAGCTATTAACTCTGTTTTTTTCTTAGCTTTTAAGCGACCAAAATAAAATAATGAAGCAATTAATAGTAAACAAGCAATTACAATGGAACCTATAAATAAGTTTCTGTTTTTTTTGCTTTCTAATTCTGCTATTTCTTTTTGGTTTTTAATTTTTTCAGTTTCAAACTTTGTTTGAGAATCCGCTAAGAATTTTCTTTTTTCTATATTAAAAATAGAATCTTTAATTGAAATGAATTTCTTGTTAGATTTTAAAGCATTTCCTTGTTGATTTAAGATAGAATAAGCAACAAATAAATGTTGATTAATCCTCATTTGATAAGATAAGTTCTCTATTTCTTTGAATTTTACTAGCCCTTTTGTGTAAAATGGAATAGATGCTTTATGATTTCCTTCTATAGAATATAATGTCCCTAAAGTATAATTTGCATAGGCAATATTATTTATTTGCTTTTTGTTTTTAAATGTATTATTTGCCTTGTCAGCATAAGTTCTTGATACTTTTAAATTTTCTATTTTTTTTTCTCTTAAATATAATATTTTATAAAATCGACTATATTTAATTTGTGTCATTGCAATACCACTTTCACAATCTTTCTTTTTAAAAATAGTATTGGCTTTATTTAAGTGAATTAATGCGTTATTAAACTTATTGCCTTTAATATTCATGTAAATATTTGCTGCATTAAGATGTATCCTAGCAAGTTGTATTGAATTTGGTTCTTTCTCTAATTCAGAGATTAGATTTAAACAAATCTCAATACCTTTTTCAAAATTATCATTTTCTCTTTCTATCTTAGCAATGTTATTTTTTACTTCAATTAATGCTTCAGTGTCCTTAGTAATATCTAATAACTTTATTGCTTTTAAGCAATAATTCATAGACGCTGAAAAATCTCCTTTTGTATAATAATAACTTGAGTAGGCTACAAAAGCTCTTGCAATTCCTTCTATGAAATTATTTTTTTCAGAAAAAATTAAAACATTTTCTATATTGGATAAACTTTCGTTGTAGTTTTTATTGTTATAATATAGACCTAAATCTAAAATTCCTAGTGCATTATTTTTATTAATTTCTTGATTGTTAAACTTTTTAAGATCAAAATTATCACTACAGATATTCTGAGAAAAACTAATAAGTATATTTAATAAAAAAAGAATGGAGGTTAGTTTAAATTTCATAAAAGCTTAATAGTGCAAGTGTGAAAATAGATGAAAATGAATTAATAATAATATAAAATTTCTGAAATGTTAAAACAAACTTCTAAAGTGTAATGTTTAACTTTTAAGAGAATTTGATTAATTTACCTGTTCACCATTTACAAAAGTTTTTAATGCTTTAGTTTCAGGAATCTCTTTTCCTTTAACTTTCATGATATTCTGATTTAAAATCACGAAATCTGCAGATTTTCCAACTTCAATAGATCCTTTTTTATTTTCTTCAAAGTTTGAAAAAGCAGCCCAAATGGTCATTCCTTTTAAAGTTTCTTCTCTCGATAATGCATTTTCCATTTGATACCCACCTTCTGGGTAATTGTTGAGGTCTTTTCTAACTGTAGCTGCATAAAATGTTAAATAAGGATTTACTTTTTCAACAGGATAATCTGTTCCTAAAGCTACTTTTCCGTAAATGTTTAGTAATTTTTTATAGGCATATCCACCTTTAATTCTTTTTTCGCCAACTCTATCTCCAGCCCAATACATATCTGATGTTGCATGTGTTGGTTGAATGGAAGGAATGATGTTTTTAAAACCATCGAAATCATTCTCATCAACAATTTGAGCATGCTCTATCCTCCAACGTCTATCTTTTTTATTTTTTAATACTTTCTGATAGGTTTTTAATAGTAAATAATTTGTCGAATCTCCAATAGCATGCGTATTCATTTGATAATCAGAATTCGCAATTTGTTCTGCAATTTCTTGATATCTTTCTGGTGAATATATTAAGGCTCCAAAATGATTTTCTCTATCGGAGTATGATTTTTTTAATGCAGCTCCTCTAGAGCCTAAAGCGCCATCACCATATACTTTAAAAGAACGCACGTTTAATCTATCCGTTTTTATAATTCCTTTTTTAGTGTAATAATCTAAGTTAGGTTGTGTTGCTGAAACCATGGCATAGATTTTAATTTTTAAATCTCCAGTTTGATGTAAACTATCAATTAATTCAATAATTGGTTTGTCTAAACCAGCATCATCTACGGTTGTTAATCCGTAAGAGAAATTAATTTTCTCTGCTGTTTTTAATGCTTGAATTTGTTCTTTTCTAGTTGGAGTAGGGGGTTTGATATAATCCATGGCATTATCTATTAAAACACCAGTAAGTTCTCCGTTTTCTTGAATAAATTCTCCACCTTCAATTTTTATTGCTTTTGTAATCCCAGCAAAATCTAACGCAGCTTGATTAACTAACAATGCATGTCCATCAATTCTTGTTATTGCCACTGGAATAGTAGGGAATAGTTTATCTAATTTTCCCTTGGTCGGAAACTTTTTAACTTCCCAATCATTTTGATCCCAACCTCGTCCTGTGATAAAAGAAACATTTTTTTCTTTTTGAAAAGTAACTAGTTTTTCTAAGACTTCATCGTAGCTCTTAGTATCAGAAACATCAACTTTTTGTTGTTGTAATCCTAAGCGATAAAAATGACAATGTGCATCAATTAAACCTGGAACAATAGTTTGGCTTTTAGCATCAATAATGTTTTTTGAAGCATATTTTTCTTGAATCTCCTCGTTAGAGCCTACTGCAATAAATTTACCGTCTTTAATCGCAAAAGCTTCAACATTTTCAAAATTGTCATTAACCGTATAGGTGTTAGAATTTATGACAATGCTATCTGCTTGTTTTTTACTGCAAGAAGTAAAAAGGATACTAAAACAAAAAAGAGAAATTAATCTTTTCATAAATTATGGTTTAAGAGTCTCGTTTGTGTACAAATATTTATCCATTAAATAGACAATACTTACCATGGAAGCACTCCCAAGTTCAAGCTCACGTTTATTTACTTTATCGAATGTATCACTTGCTGCATGATGATAATCAAAATAACGTTGACTATCTGGACGATAACCTACCAATGTAATTTCATCATTTTTCAAAGGACTTATATCAGCGCCACTTCCGCCTTTTGTAATATCATGTAAACCATATGGAGCTAATAGTTTTTTCCAACTTTGTAATAAGTGAATGTTTTTATCATTTGCATCAATAGAAAAACCTCTTGGTGTATGTCCGCCAGCATCAGATTCTAAAGCACCAATATGAATTTCTCCATTTACTTTAGCTAAACGCGCATATTCTTTGGCACCACGTAACCCATTTTCTTCATTCATAAAAAAGACAATTCTAATTGTGTTTTTTGGCTTGATATTATTCTTTTTTAATAAGTACGCAACTTCTAAGGATTGTACAATACCTGTTCCATCATCATGAGCGCCATCACCTAAATCCCAAGAATCTAAATGTCCGCCAATCACCATAATTTTATCTGGATTTTCACTTCCTTTAATTTCGCCAACTACATTATGAGAAGGTGCATCTGGTAATGTTTTACAACTTTGTTTTAAATAAAATTTTAACCTTGGATTTTCTTTTAAATGTTTGCTTAAATTTTCTGCAGCTCTAGAGCTAATTGCTGCTGAAGGAATATATTCTGATGTTGGAATATCTCCATACCCCATAGAACCTGTATGTGGATAATCATCAATGCCGTTTGTCATTGATCTAACAATAATTGCTTTCGCTCCAAATTTACCAACGGTTGACGCACCAGCAAATCGTTGCCCAACACAACCACCATACGCTTTAAAAGTGTTTATTAAGGTGTTGTCAAATCGACCATTAAAAAAGACAATTTTTCCGTTGGCTTTTTCACCTAATAGTTCGGCTTCTTCGATGCTTTTTACTTCAATAACTTCTGCTGTAATTCCGTTTGAAGGTGTTGCAATAGATCCACCTAAAGCACAAACAGGTACATGTATCTTTTTGCCTTTAAAAGAATAATTAGCAACTTCTTTTTCGCCACGTACCCAATGCGGAACCATAACGGGTTGTAACCAAACTGAGTCTAAACCAATCTCATTCATTAGTTTTTCTCCCCATACAACAGCTTTTGCAGCACCTTCAGAACCAGATAATCTACTTCCAACATTTGTTGTTAGGTCTTCTAACCAATCGTAGGCTTTACCTTCTTTTAAAGCCGTATTGAAAAAGTGTTTAATGTTTGTTGAGTCTTTTTTCTCTTGTTTAGAAAAGTCTGCAGAATTTAGAGCAGTATCTTTTTGTGTTTGCTTGCAAGAAAAAATTACAAGACTTGCTATAATAAGTAGCGATAGTTTTTTCATTTTGTAGGATTATTTGAATGAGATAAATCTACAAAAATCAAATGAGAAATTTGAAAAAGTAATTTTAGATTATAAAATACTTAAAAACGCTAGCTTTAAAAATCAAACTTATAGGCAACCCCTCCTAAAATTTGAAAACCTTGATTATTAAAGTTCGAGAAACGTTGATATTTATTATCAGAAATGTTATTCATTTTTATAAAAGCAGAAAGTTTATCACTAAAATGATAGCCTCCATTTAAGTTAACATCTACATAAGAAGTTAGCTTTTTTGTGGTAAATGAATTGTTGTTTGCTCCGTTATAATTAATCACACTTCTATCTCCAACGATAAAAGCATCTAGTCCGAAATACCATTTGTAGTTTTTATATCTGGTAAAAAAAGTTCCTTCAAACTCTGGTAAATTCCATGCGGTTGAATTATTGCTTACAGTATATGAATTTACTTTTCCATTAAAACCAACAGTAATTTTCTTGCTTAAGTCGATTTCTATTTCACCAAAAAAACTGAGTGTAATAACATCGTCATACAATACTTTATAAGAGTTTCCGAATTCGTACCCTAAAAGCGACGTAGCATTAAAATTTGTATTTGTCCCATCAGATTTTGAGTTATTTCTTAAAAATAACGCTTTGTCTTGTTCGTTTTTGTAGCTGGCTTTAAAATCAAAACTAGTATGCGTGGAAAGTTTTCCTGCAAATCCACCATTAAAACTATATTTTTCATTGGTTTGTGTGATGAAAAGTGTTGGTGAAACATACGGATTGTCTGCCACTAAATCTTGATATGTATTGGTATGTAAATCGCCATTTGCAGCCACATACACATTTAAGTAATCCTTTACTAATGGATACGAAACATGCACGTCTGGATAGATTAAAAAGTTAGTAGAACTATTTTCTGTATCTAAAGAAAGATAGGTTTTTAGCCCAGCTTTTATAGAAAAATCATTCCAATCTAATAAATAATACGGATTTATACCAGCTGTGAAAATAGTGTATTTGATTTGAGTATTACTGGTATATTCTTTTACAAAATCCCCTTTTAGAAACTCAAGTTTTGTGTTTACATGTATATCATCTAAAAATCGGTTAATTCTTCCTAAAGGAAATTTAAAATTAGGTTTTAACTGAATTAAAAATTCAGAAGAATCATATAAATCTCTAAAAATTCCTAAACTAATTGATGAAGATTGAATATACGAATCGTGTAAAAGAAATTCTGTTGTTACGTTAAACGAATTATAACTTTGCTCTTCGGCAATAGCATTTATGGTTGGTTGTGTAAAAGTATAATTTGGTAAACCATACCAATTGTATTTTTTCTGTTCTGAGTTTAACTGAATTTTAATATCAAAATAACGTTCTTCCTTAAGAAAAAAGAATCCAGCTTCAAAATTTGAAAAACCACTTTGTAAAGGTGTACTTTCAATAGGATTTTCAGAAGAGATATATTTAGCAAACAAGCCAATATCAAAATCGAATTTAGAATTATAATGTAAAAATAGTTCTCCAAAAGGAGTTGTGTTACTTCCAAATCCGCCTGCTAAATAATTTCTGTATAAACGTTCTTTTTTTCCTAAATCGATTCCTTTTAAAACGCCACTTTTAGGAATAAATGTAGAGGCAACCGGCGCAGAAAAAATAGTGTATTCTAAGGCTCTCTTTTTACTGTCTTTATCTAATTTAATGGTAGGCGTTTTTTTTATCTTAAAAGCATCTGATATTTTAGGAGTATACGAAGTAATCACATTAATTACTTCTGTTTTTATAGTGTCTTTAGCCTTTTTTGGAGGTGATTTTTTTTGTGCGTTTACCAAACAAACACCAAAAATAACTAGGTATGTAAAAAGAATTTTTTTCATCAATGTTAATTTTGTGGTGTTACCGAATTATTGGTTTTGGCTTCTTGAGTTTTTATTTTCTTCAACTCGTTATTTGCGTCTAATAAAACATCATCAAATCCTTGCGTATTTTTAATTACGTTTTCTAAAATATACGTTGCTTGATAGGCATCTTTTAGTTTGTAATAATTTTTTGCCATAATAATTAAGCCTTTTAATCCCCAATACTTATAAGAAGAATAATCAGCAGCTATCGTTTGTACAACTTTATTAGAGTCTAGATATTCTTTATTTTGATGTTTAAAAAAGGCATTAAAATACAGGGCTTCCGCTTTTAATTCTCCAGTAGCGTTTCTTTCTATTTCACCATAGTATTCTTCGGCGGTTTGTAAATCTTCAGTTTTAAATGCAGCTCTGGCAATAATAATCTTAGCATCATATTCTAAATTGCTTTCAATTTTATCTTTTACCAATACTTTTTCTGCGTATTCAACTGCTTTTTTAAATTGATTAGATTCGTAATACCCTTTCATTAAATTACTTTCTGCAAACAGAATATTTTGTGGCGAATTTGCTTCAACTTCTAATCGTTCTAACAAAGGAATTGCTTTTTTCCAATCCGCAGCTTCTAGATGAATTTGCGCTAATTTATTTAAAGCTTCTTCTGTAAATTCATTCTGATGTTGAACAATTACATAGCTATAATTCGGAATCGCCTTTTCTTGAAGATTAATTTTATTTAGTAATTCGGCTAAGTAAAAGTTTGTCTTAAGTGCGTGTAAACCATCTGGATAGGATTGTAGATATTTGCTAAAACCTTCAATGGCTTTTTGAGTATTATTCTCCAAAAATTTATTTTCCGCTGCTTGATACGTGATATTATCTAAATCATCATCAGAGACATTTGCAAATTTAATTCCACGAACCCAATTTGCATATTCATCAATATTTCCTGTATCTATATATACATTTTTAGCATTGGTAACCGCTTGCTTTGCTTCTGTAGAATTTGGATACTTTTTTACAGTTTCTTTAAATCGTTCTATCGCTTTACTATTGTTGTTTTCATTATAATATAGTAGCCCCTCTCGTAATAAAATACTTGGATTGTAAGCGCTTTTAGGGTGTTTTTCTAAAACACGTTGATACGCCTTATGTGCTTGTTCATTTTCTTTAATACTAGCATACGTATTTCCTATTTGATACAAGGCATCATCTTTTAAATCTGAAGTTTCAAATTGATTCACTACTGATTTTAACGCGTCAATTTTTTTATCATTTTCACCTAAAAAACCATAACTAATTCCAGTTTGATAAAACGCATAATCTGCACCTGTTCCAATTTCATCAGTAATGTTTTTGTACGCTTTTATAGCATCTCTATATTCTTTTGATGCAAAATAAGAATCGCCTACACGTAATCTAACATCATCTTTTAAAGAATAATCAATTTCTTCTTTACTCAAAAAGTTTTGAAACCATTCAATAGCCTTATCATACTGTTTTAGTTTAAAATAACTATACCCAATATTATAATCGATTTCAGAAAACTCAATGCTATTATTTTTAATTAAAAACTTTTTTAAGATGATAAATTGTGCTGTAGATTCTTTATAATTTTCTAATCTGTAATTAGTTTCTGCTTCCCAAAATTGTGCTTTTTGATAAATAGGTGGTTTTTCTGATTTTTTACTTTTCACAAATAAAGGAAGTGCTTCTTTTAGTTTATTTTCATTAAATAATTGAATTCCTCTGTATAAAGAAACTTCGTTGGTTAATTTTGAATTTTCTTTAGTTTTTTTCTTTGCCAGATAATTTAAAGCACCTTGATAATCTTGTTGATGTAAATAGGAGGTAACCACCAAACCATTAATTTCATTGTAGCTTTTAGACTTAGGATATTGAATTAAATATTCTTGTAAAATTTCTGCAACACTTTTATATGGGTTACCTTCTTCATAACTCAACTTAGCATAATTTAAAGCAGCATCTTCTTTTATTTGTTGATCAAAAGCAAGTTCACTAGCACTTTTAAAAGCATTTAAGGCTTCTGGTTTTCTGTCTAAGTTCAGATAACATTCACCTAAATGATAGTATGCGTTTTGAGAAACACCATCTTTTTCATCAATAATTTTATTGAAATAACTAATGGCAGTTTCAAAATTATCTTGCTTATAATAGGCGTATCCTAAAATATAATAATCAGTATTATTCCATTTACCTCTTTTTCCTTTATAGGTTTTTAAATACGGAATTGCTTCTTTATATTTTTTAAGATTAAAATAACTTTCTCCTACAATTTTAGAAATTTCTGATTTTTCTTTTTTACTTGCTTTTGGTAATAATTTCTCGCCAACATCAATACAACGTTCAAATCTACCTGCTTTAAAACTAATGTCTAATAGGTAATAACTTACTTCACTTTTATAAGATTCGTTATTTGCAATTTCTGTTAATGTCGTTTCTGCAACATCGTAATCTTCTTGTTTGTAAGCAATATATCCATAATAATATCGTGAGTCGTTTCCGTATCGAGCATCATTAATTAAAGGCAAAAATTTATTTCTAGCCAATGATAAATTTCTATTGACCAATAATGCATATCCCATTTTAAAGTTCAACTCTTTTTTGTTTTCATCAGATAAAAAACGATCGTTAACTTTTGTATACCATTTTAGGGCATGGGATGCTCTTTTATTAGAAAAATAATAATTACCAACATTTAAAAAAGCTTTGTCTTTTTTGTTGCTTGTTGGATGATTTTCTACAAAATCTTTAACTTTTTTATCGGCATCAGTTTGATTTAATTTGATAGCGCACATGGCATCATAATAAAATGCATCTGCTTTAATATTACTTGTGCTTTCGCTCTTTTTGGTGACTTTAATAAAATTCTGTTGTGCAGCAGCATATGCTTTGTTGTTGTACAATTTTACTGCGTGATTAAAATCTGCTAATAGGTTTACATCAATTTCAGATTGCTGAGAAGAAACAGAGAATGTTAGTAGAATACTTAAAAAAAAGAAAATTATTTTTTTTGAGGGTTTCATCAAAGAATTTTATTGTTTAAAAAGAATAACGTTCGTTTTTTTGTTTTGTTGGATAGTATTTCTAAAAAAGTTTTTAAAAATATGATTCAAATGTAAGAATTGTTGCTAATTTTAATCGTAAAATGATTATAAATTTATAGGTTTGTAGAAATCAATATTTTATGGAAGATTCGGTTTTACATTTAGATAATGCAGATATTTATCAAAGAGATAATTTAGTATTGTCTAAAGTAAATTTGACTATAAATAAAGGTGATTTTTACTATTTAATTGGTAAAACAGGAAGTGGAAAAAGTAGTTTGATGAAAACACTTTATGGAGATTTACACTTACAGCGCGGATTAGGAAATATTGTTGGTTTTGATTTGAAAAAATTAAAGGAAAAAGAGATTCCGTTTTTAAGAAGAAAAATAGGAATTGTTTTTCAGGATTTTAAATTACTGAGTGATAGAAATGTTTTTGATAATCTTGAGTTTGTTTTAAAAGCAACGGGTTGGAAAGATAAATCAGAAAGAAAAGATAAAATTCATGAAGTGTTAGATAAGGTTGGTATGAAAGAACAATACTACAAAAAAACCTTTGAGCTTTCTGGTGGAGAACAACAACGTGTTGCAATAGCAAGAGCACTTTTAAATGATCCAGAATTAATTCTAGCCGATGAACCTACTGGGAATCTAGATCCAAAAACTTCGTTAGAAGTGATGGAATTACTGAATGAAATAAATAAAAGTGGTAAAACCATTTTTATGGCCACGCACGATTATCAGCTTATCGTAAAATTTAAGCAAAGAACCGTGAAATGTGAAGGTGGAAAACTGTTTGAAGTAGAACAGAAAGCTACGGTTTAAAAATTTCTTTAATCATTTTTTTAGCCGATTCCTCAGGACTAAAGTGAATTAATTTATCTTGACGGTCTTTTATGTCTTCAATTTCAAAATCTTGAGAAAATAACTCTTCTGTAGCCCTTAATATTTCTTTTTTTGAATTAGCCACAACACATAAGTTTTCTAAACCAGTATCATCAATCATTTTACTATTAGCAATAATATGTTTTCCTTGATATAATGTGTTTAGTAGCTTTAACTTTATTCCGGTTTTCTGAAAAGTAAAAAGTGTATTTATATGCGCTTCTTTTAAAAGTTTTTCTAAAGAATCTTGATCAGGAATATCCTTAAAAACAATAGCATCATGTTTTTTTATTTCGGACTCAATTTTCTTATTGATTTTACTACTTGCAATAATAAATTTATATCCTGAATCTTTATAAACTTTAATCAGAAATAATGCTGCTTTAATATTATCAGAAACTCTTAG from Lutibacter sp. Hel_I_33_5 carries:
- a CDS encoding LytTR family DNA-binding domain-containing protein codes for the protein MKALIIDDEKKARQVLRILIEENCPKITEIFEAENLLNGVDLIKNETPSIVFLDIEMPEHSGLEILNYIEKEVYNFEIIFTTAYSEYAIKAFQLSAIDYLLKPVRPNQVKEAVDKAVAFLGNSQINKRLTELKESLQDSNFKKIGLPNADGIKFVNFNDIISLEADGMYAKVSTKNDGTILVSKPLKFFVDLLQNINIFYKPHRSYLINLSYIKEYIKKDGGYILMENDKVVSISKDKKEEFLTIVQNI
- a CDS encoding sensor histidine kinase, which encodes MKFKLTSILFLLNILISFSQNICSDNFDLKKFNNQEINKNNALGILDLGLYYNNKNYNESLSNIENVLIFSEKNNFIEGIARAFVAYSSYYYTKGDFSASMNYCLKAIKLLDITKDTEALIEVKNNIAKIERENDNFEKGIEICLNLISELEKEPNSIQLARIHLNAANIYMNIKGNKFNNALIHLNKANTIFKKKDCESGIAMTQIKYSRFYKILYLREKKIENLKVSRTYADKANNTFKNKKQINNIAYANYTLGTLYSIEGNHKASIPFYTKGLVKFKEIENLSYQMRINQHLFVAYSILNQQGNALKSNKKFISIKDSIFNIEKRKFLADSQTKFETEKIKNQKEIAELESKKNRNLFIGSIVIACLLLIASLFYFGRLKAKKKTELIALELKEIQKRLALEKQYKDSELKALKAQMNPHFIFNALNSIQDYIVLNQKNLASDYLGKFADLIRNYLHFSDLGFISIPDEIHNLNLYLELEKLRFEEQLQYSFKIDDNANSETIKIPTMLIQPYVENALKHGLLHIKEERKLSISISKESNKIIECIIEDNGVGREKSKELNAKKELHHKSFASNATSQRLDLLNFGKEKKIGVEIIDLKDDSKALGTKVILKIPVIK
- a CDS encoding amidohydrolase; protein product: MKRLISLFCFSILFTSCSKKQADSIVINSNTYTVNDNFENVEAFAIKDGKFIAVGSNEEIQEKYASKNIIDAKSQTIVPGLIDAHCHFYRLGLQQQKVDVSDTKSYDEVLEKLVTFQKEKNVSFITGRGWDQNDWEVKKFPTKGKLDKLFPTIPVAITRIDGHALLVNQAALDFAGITKAIKIEGGEFIQENGELTGVLIDNAMDYIKPPTPTRKEQIQALKTAEKINFSYGLTTVDDAGLDKPIIELIDSLHQTGDLKIKIYAMVSATQPNLDYYTKKGIIKTDRLNVRSFKVYGDGALGSRGAALKKSYSDRENHFGALIYSPERYQEIAEQIANSDYQMNTHAIGDSTNYLLLKTYQKVLKNKKDRRWRIEHAQIVDENDFDGFKNIIPSIQPTHATSDMYWAGDRVGEKRIKGGYAYKKLLNIYGKVALGTDYPVEKVNPYLTFYAATVRKDLNNYPEGGYQMENALSREETLKGMTIWAAFSNFEENKKGSIEVGKSADFVILNQNIMKVKGKEIPETKALKTFVNGEQVN
- a CDS encoding M20/M25/M40 family metallo-hydrolase, with amino-acid sequence MKKLSLLIIASLVIFSCKQTQKDTALNSADFSKQEKKDSTNIKHFFNTALKEGKAYDWLEDLTTNVGSRLSGSEGAAKAVVWGEKLMNEIGLDSVWLQPVMVPHWVRGEKEVANYSFKGKKIHVPVCALGGSIATPSNGITAEVIEVKSIEEAELLGEKANGKIVFFNGRFDNTLINTFKAYGGCVGQRFAGASTVGKFGAKAIIVRSMTNGIDDYPHTGSMGYGDIPTSEYIPSAAISSRAAENLSKHLKENPRLKFYLKQSCKTLPDAPSHNVVGEIKGSENPDKIMVIGGHLDSWDLGDGAHDDGTGIVQSLEVAYLLKKNNIKPKNTIRIVFFMNEENGLRGAKEYARLAKVNGEIHIGALESDAGGHTPRGFSIDANDKNIHLLQSWKKLLAPYGLHDITKGGSGADISPLKNDEITLVGYRPDSQRYFDYHHAASDTFDKVNKRELELGSASMVSIVYLMDKYLYTNETLKP